A window of the Hordeum vulgare subsp. vulgare chromosome 5H, MorexV3_pseudomolecules_assembly, whole genome shotgun sequence genome harbors these coding sequences:
- the LOC123396494 gene encoding probable sugar phosphate/phosphate translocator At4g32390, whose translation MGGDGSSKPPAAAMDVESSTVAQPTSVLRSVLLSYAYVGVWISLSFTVIIYNKYILDPKMYDWPFPISLTMIHMAFCASLAAALVRVFRFVDLPADPPMTPSLYVATVVPIGALYSLSLWFSNSAYIYLSVSFIQMLKALMPVAVYSLAIAFRTETFRRASMLNMLGISAGVAVAAFGEARFDVFGVTLQLAAVAAEATRLVLIQILLTSRGIKLNPITSLYYIAPCCLLFLTVPWTFVELPRLQTAAAAGIVRPDLVVFGTNSLCAFALNLAVFLLVGKTSALTMNVAGVVKDWLLIAFSWTVIKDTVTPVNLAGYAIAFLGVAYYNHAKLQALKAKEAERKEDAEAGARLLTSEKDANAHKN comes from the coding sequence ATGGGCGGCGATGGCAGCAGCAAGCCCCCCGCGGCCGCCATGGACGTCGAGTCCTCGACGGTGGCGCAGCCGACTTCGGTGCTGAGGTCCGTGCTGCTGTCGTACGCGTACGTGGGCGTGTGGATCAGCCTGAGCTTCACGGTGATCATCTACAACAAGTACATCCTCGACCCCAAGATGTACGACTGGCCCTTCCCCATCTCGctcaccatgatccacatggccttctgcgcctccctcgccgccgcgcTCGTCCGCGTCTTCCGCTTCGTCGACCTCCCCGCCGACCCGCCCATGACGCCGTCGCTCTACGTTGCCACCGTTGTCCCCATCGGCGCGCTCTACTCGCTCTCCCTCTGGTTCTCCAACTCCGCctacatctacctctccgtctccttCATCCAGATGCTCAAGGCGCTCATGCCCGTCGCCGTCTACTCCCTTGCCATCGCCTTCCGCACCGAGACCTTCCGCAGGGCCTCCATGCTCAACATGCTCGGCATCTCCGCGGGGGTCGCCGTCGCGGCCTTCGGAGAGGCGCGCTTCGACGTCTTCGGCGTCACCCTCCAGcttgccgccgtcgccgccgaggCCACGCGCCTCGTGCTCATCCAGATACTGCTCACCTCCAGGGGCATCAAGCTCAACCCCATCACCTCGCTCTACTACATCGCGCCCTGCTGCCTGCTCTTCCTCACCGTGCCGTGGACGTTCGTCGAGCTGCCGAGGCTgcagacggcggcggcggcggggatcgTCCGGCCAGACCTGGTCGTTTTCGGGACCAATTCGCTGTGCGCCTTCGCGCTGAACCTGGCGGTGTTCCTGCTGGTGGGGAAGACGTCGGCGCTGACCATGAACGTGGCAGGGGTGGTCAAGGACTGGCTGCTCATCGCCTTCTCATGGACGGTCATCAAGGACACCGTCACACCGGTGAACCTCGCCGGCTACGCCATTGCCTTCCTTGGCGTCGCCTACTACAATCACGCCAAGTTGCAGGCGCTCAAGGCCAAGGAGGCCGAGAGGAAGGAGGATGCCGAGGCCGGTGCGCGACTTCTGACGTCGGAGAAGGATGCAAATGCGCACAAGAACTGA